In the Pseudonocardia cypriaca genome, one interval contains:
- a CDS encoding homogentisate 1,2-dioxygenase codes for MDESVYPHNWSREGFLGDFVVALRPHPINEYTEVVGPHAPHRIDLTAVKAVDATDPAELPTVFARSRNDLVLSVSARSEPTPFVWRNAEFDEVHFVQEGELEYVTDWGTLAVQPGDFVFLPRAVSYRVVPATPSTLRVIIEAPEAVSMNPQAQPGMINAARSVRRPDPAKVSQESGVTTLLIRTTDGITRFTMANDPLAMTEIVYGQAPVWKVNLADIQPVAYLPAGGPPSHFAETPTKDLLLYTLSSRPGGRPPQHHNADYDELVFYFRGPAPYGGLDTAGSGIWIPKAVAHWGPREDPEGGYLAWLVESGGTIRLTPEGLAAAELMETSLFHPLERAPGSDA; via the coding sequence ATGGACGAGAGCGTTTATCCGCACAATTGGAGTCGGGAGGGGTTCCTCGGCGACTTCGTCGTGGCGCTGCGGCCGCATCCCATCAACGAGTACACCGAGGTGGTCGGGCCGCACGCGCCGCACCGCATCGATCTCACGGCCGTCAAGGCGGTCGACGCGACGGATCCTGCCGAGTTGCCCACCGTGTTCGCCCGGTCCCGCAACGATCTGGTGCTGTCGGTGTCGGCCCGGTCGGAGCCGACCCCGTTCGTCTGGCGCAACGCGGAGTTCGACGAGGTGCACTTCGTCCAGGAGGGCGAGCTGGAGTACGTCACCGACTGGGGCACGCTCGCGGTGCAGCCCGGTGATTTCGTGTTCCTCCCGCGCGCGGTGTCCTATCGGGTGGTGCCGGCGACCCCGAGCACGTTGCGCGTGATCATCGAGGCCCCCGAGGCGGTCTCGATGAATCCGCAGGCCCAGCCCGGGATGATCAACGCGGCGCGCTCGGTCCGCCGTCCCGATCCTGCGAAGGTCTCGCAGGAGAGCGGCGTGACGACGCTGCTGATCAGGACGACCGACGGCATCACGCGGTTCACGATGGCGAACGACCCGCTCGCGATGACGGAGATCGTCTACGGCCAGGCGCCGGTGTGGAAGGTGAACCTGGCCGACATCCAGCCGGTGGCCTACCTGCCGGCCGGCGGGCCGCCGTCGCACTTCGCCGAGACGCCGACCAAGGACCTCCTGCTGTACACGCTGAGTTCCCGCCCGGGTGGGCGGCCGCCCCAGCACCACAACGCGGACTACGACGAGCTGGTCTTCTACTTCCGCGGGCCCGCTCCCTACGGCGGGCTCGACACGGCCGGTAGCGGGATCTGGATCCCGAAGGCCGTCGCGCACTGGGGTCCGCGGGAGGATCCCGAGGGCGGGTACCTGGCCTGGCTCGTCGAGAGCGGCGGCACGATCCGGCTGACCCCGGAAGGGCTCGCCGCAGCGGAGCTGATGGAGACGAGCCTGTTCCACCCGCTGGAGCGCGCGCCCGGGAGTGACGCGTGA
- a CDS encoding TetR/AcrR family transcriptional regulator, with translation MPRWEPDGAERLETAAFDLFAEQGFDRTTVAEIAERAGLTPRTFFNHFADKREVLFGLSAEFRQRVVRGIAECPPATPPLDAAVHALQAALDAMFEHRRAAVTRRFAIVEANPELRERELSKIADLADAVEAALRARGHDTDTAGFAADAATAVQRRAMQKWTRTADGPPLRELVADALGALRAAVAPAAP, from the coding sequence ATGCCGCGATGGGAGCCGGACGGGGCCGAGCGGCTCGAGACGGCCGCGTTCGACCTCTTCGCCGAGCAGGGGTTCGACCGCACCACGGTCGCCGAGATCGCCGAGCGCGCCGGGCTCACGCCGCGGACGTTCTTCAACCACTTCGCCGACAAGCGCGAGGTCCTGTTCGGCCTGAGCGCCGAGTTCCGGCAGCGGGTCGTCCGCGGGATCGCCGAGTGCCCGCCCGCGACGCCGCCGCTCGACGCCGCCGTGCACGCCCTGCAGGCCGCGCTCGACGCGATGTTCGAGCACCGCCGGGCCGCCGTGACGCGCCGGTTCGCGATCGTCGAGGCCAATCCCGAGCTGCGGGAGCGCGAGCTCAGCAAGATCGCCGATCTCGCCGACGCCGTCGAGGCCGCGCTGCGCGCGCGGGGCCACGACACCGACACCGCCGGGTTCGCCGCCGACGCCGCCACCGCGGTCCAGCGGCGCGCGATGCAGAAGTGGACCCGGACCGCCGACGGTCCGCCGCTGCGGGAGCTGGTCGCAGACGCGCTGGGGGCGCTGCGCGCCGCCGTCGCCCCCGCCGCGCCGTAG
- a CDS encoding NAD-dependent epimerase/dehydratase family protein gives MHVFVTGGSGYIGSAVVPELLAAGHTVTGLARSDRAAAAVAALGAAVRRGDLADPAGLAAAAREADGVVHLGFARDDPDWADLPAAVAADLRAVEALGAALAGTGKPLVATGATFSLALAGFRGELTEQDTRPTGMRVDAENAVIALAEHGVRSAVVRLSNVHGRGNLGFASGLIAVARATGIAHYLGEGTNRWPAAHIDDVGRLYRLALESAPAGTRPHAVAEEGVPVRSVSAVIGRRLGVPVARVAADAARQHFGHLAMFVGADNPTSSRFTQATLGWAPAGPGLLDDLDDAAHFAVPAVARP, from the coding sequence ATGCACGTGTTCGTCACGGGCGGCTCGGGGTACATCGGCTCCGCCGTCGTCCCCGAGCTGCTCGCCGCAGGGCACACCGTCACCGGGCTGGCCCGCTCGGACCGTGCAGCCGCGGCCGTCGCTGCGCTGGGCGCGGCGGTCCGCCGGGGCGACCTCGCCGACCCGGCCGGCCTCGCCGCCGCGGCCCGCGAGGCCGACGGCGTCGTCCACCTCGGGTTCGCCCGCGACGACCCCGACTGGGCCGATCTGCCCGCCGCGGTCGCCGCCGACCTGCGGGCCGTCGAGGCGCTCGGCGCGGCGTTGGCCGGCACGGGCAAGCCGCTCGTCGCCACCGGGGCGACGTTCTCGCTGGCCCTCGCCGGGTTCCGGGGCGAACTCACCGAGCAAGACACGCGGCCGACGGGCATGCGCGTCGACGCGGAGAACGCCGTGATCGCCCTCGCCGAGCACGGGGTGCGGTCGGCGGTCGTGCGGCTGTCCAACGTGCACGGCCGCGGCAACCTGGGATTCGCCTCGGGGCTCATCGCCGTCGCCCGGGCCACCGGGATCGCCCACTACCTGGGCGAGGGGACGAACCGCTGGCCGGCCGCCCACATCGACGACGTCGGCCGGCTCTACCGGTTGGCGCTGGAATCCGCGCCCGCCGGGACCCGGCCGCACGCCGTGGCCGAGGAGGGCGTCCCCGTGCGCTCCGTCTCCGCGGTGATCGGCCGCCGGCTCGGCGTGCCCGTCGCTCGCGTCGCGGCGGACGCCGCCCGGCAGCACTTCGGCCACCTCGCGATGTTCGTCGGCGCGGACAACCCCACGTCCAGCCGGTTCACGCAGGCCACGCTCGGCTGGGCACCGGCCGGGCCCGGCCTCCTCGACGATCTCGACGACGCGGCGCACTTCGCCGTGCCGGCCGTCGCACGACCCTGA
- a CDS encoding 2Fe-2S iron-sulfur cluster-binding protein, with product MKVEPASPAGHRSRTGDAGPDLVVNGVPAPPPADPRVSLLDFLREHLGLHGTKKGCDQGACGACTVLVDGERIVSCLALAVQYAGHEVTTVEGLGGTHPLQDAFVRHEGLQCGYCTPGQICSAIGMARETAAGVPSHVTRDLTADDIALTPDELRERMSGNLCRCGAHNGIVAAIAEVYGGADT from the coding sequence GTGAAGGTCGAACCCGCGTCCCCGGCCGGACACCGGTCGCGCACCGGCGACGCCGGCCCGGACCTCGTCGTCAACGGCGTGCCGGCACCGCCGCCCGCCGATCCCCGGGTGTCCCTGCTCGACTTCCTCCGCGAGCACCTCGGGCTCCACGGCACCAAGAAGGGGTGCGACCAGGGCGCGTGCGGAGCCTGCACCGTGCTCGTCGACGGCGAGCGGATCGTGTCCTGCCTGGCACTGGCTGTCCAGTACGCCGGCCACGAGGTGACCACCGTCGAGGGGCTCGGCGGCACGCACCCGCTGCAGGACGCGTTCGTGCGGCACGAGGGGCTGCAGTGCGGCTACTGCACGCCCGGGCAGATCTGCTCGGCCATCGGGATGGCCCGGGAGACCGCGGCCGGCGTGCCCAGCCACGTGACGCGGGACCTCACGGCCGACGACATCGCGCTCACCCCCGACGAGCTGCGGGAGCGGATGAGCGGCAACCTCTGCCGCTGCGGCGCCCACAACGGCATCGTCGCGGCGATCGCGGAGGTGTACGGAGGCGCGGACACGTGA
- a CDS encoding FAD binding domain-containing protein, whose protein sequence is MIEFEYTRATDVADAVRLGRSGRARYLGGGTNLVDLMRQGVEGPTQLVDVSGLPGDVVEAPDGRLVIGAAVRTTALATHRTVRERYPVLTRAIVAGASGQIRNMATVGGNLLQRTRCPYFYDPAGSPCNKRSPGQGCAAIGGHTRDLAILGASPSCAATHPSDMAVALVALDAVVHVSGAAGDRRVPLADLHRLPGDRPDVETVLEPGELITAVELPAGVNAARSTYRKVRDRASFAFALVSVAAAVELDGETIVRARLALGGVAPKPWRAARAEAVLAGGPATTAAFVAAADAELADAAPLAGNAFKVELARRTIVAVLEQLTGGRA, encoded by the coding sequence GTGATCGAGTTCGAGTACACCCGCGCCACCGACGTCGCCGACGCGGTCCGGCTCGGCCGCAGCGGGCGGGCGCGCTACCTCGGCGGCGGGACGAACCTCGTCGACCTGATGCGGCAGGGCGTGGAGGGGCCGACGCAGCTGGTCGACGTCAGCGGGCTCCCCGGCGACGTCGTCGAGGCACCGGACGGCCGGCTGGTGATCGGCGCGGCGGTCCGCACCACCGCGCTGGCGACCCACCGCACGGTGCGGGAGCGCTACCCGGTGCTCACGCGCGCGATCGTCGCGGGGGCGTCGGGGCAGATCCGCAACATGGCGACCGTCGGCGGCAACCTGCTGCAGCGCACCCGCTGCCCCTACTTCTACGACCCCGCCGGCTCGCCCTGCAACAAGCGGTCGCCGGGGCAGGGCTGCGCCGCGATCGGGGGCCACACCCGCGACCTCGCGATCCTCGGCGCGTCCCCGAGCTGCGCGGCCACGCACCCGTCGGACATGGCGGTCGCGCTCGTGGCGCTGGACGCCGTCGTGCACGTGTCCGGCGCGGCCGGGGACCGCCGCGTCCCGCTGGCCGATCTGCACCGGCTGCCCGGCGACCGGCCCGACGTCGAGACCGTGCTCGAACCCGGCGAGCTCATCACCGCGGTGGAGCTGCCGGCCGGGGTGAACGCTGCCCGGTCGACCTACCGCAAGGTGCGCGACCGCGCCAGCTTCGCGTTCGCGCTGGTCTCGGTGGCCGCCGCGGTCGAGCTCGACGGGGAGACGATCGTCCGGGCCCGCCTCGCGCTCGGCGGGGTCGCGCCGAAGCCGTGGCGGGCCGCGCGCGCCGAGGCCGTGCTGGCGGGCGGGCCGGCGACCACCGCCGCCTTCGTCGCCGCCGCGGACGCCGAGCTCGCCGACGCCGCCCCGCTCGCGGGGAACGCGTTCAAGGTGGAGCTCGCCCGCCGCACGATCGTCGCCGTGTTGGAGCAGCTGACCGGAGGCCGGGCATGA
- a CDS encoding nuclear transport factor 2 family protein: MTVDSATGAETWIRRYYQLCGAKDIDGAMEFWAPDGKLTFANFEPVIGRDAIHETLAQIVHNWIKETHSLHHFWLLADDLVAFEMDVAFDRHDGRHVVVPGAAVCRIDDRRFLEQRIYVDMTPVFAPSDAAASATA, from the coding sequence ATGACGGTCGACTCGGCAACCGGAGCAGAAACCTGGATCAGGCGCTACTACCAGCTCTGCGGGGCGAAGGACATCGACGGCGCCATGGAGTTCTGGGCGCCCGACGGAAAGCTCACCTTCGCCAACTTCGAACCCGTGATCGGGCGCGACGCGATCCACGAGACGCTGGCCCAGATCGTCCACAACTGGATCAAGGAAACCCACTCCCTGCACCACTTCTGGCTCCTCGCCGACGATCTCGTCGCGTTCGAGATGGACGTGGCGTTCGACCGCCACGACGGTCGGCACGTGGTCGTGCCGGGCGCCGCGGTCTGCCGGATCGACGACCGGCGCTTCCTCGAACAACGCATCTACGTCGACATGACACCGGTGTTCGCGCCCTCCGACGCAGCAGCGAGCGCCACCGCCTGA
- a CDS encoding MarR family winged helix-turn-helix transcriptional regulator encodes MVTDRGEGERADAPPRAISVRPPTLLGIPSYLAGNVARAATRTLWRSLAEHGLGLSQHAVLVAIHDFGPLAQVEIADRLDLDRSQVVGFVDALERHGFVTRTRDPRDRRRMLVSMTEAGAAAERRVTEAAQELQPALFAALSPAELDQLVGLLERVLDAHDAARLGRG; translated from the coding sequence GACCGACCGGGGCGAGGGAGAGCGCGCCGATGCGCCGCCGCGGGCGATCAGCGTGCGCCCCCCGACCCTGCTCGGCATCCCGTCGTACCTGGCGGGCAACGTCGCGCGCGCGGCGACGCGCACGCTGTGGCGCAGCCTCGCCGAGCACGGCCTGGGGCTCAGCCAGCACGCCGTGCTCGTCGCCATCCACGACTTCGGGCCGCTGGCCCAGGTCGAGATCGCCGACCGGCTCGATCTCGACCGCAGCCAGGTCGTCGGGTTCGTCGACGCCCTCGAACGGCACGGCTTCGTCACCCGCACCCGCGATCCGCGCGACCGCCGCCGCATGCTGGTCTCGATGACCGAGGCGGGCGCCGCGGCCGAGCGCCGGGTCACCGAGGCCGCGCAGGAGCTCCAGCCCGCCCTGTTCGCGGCGCTCTCCCCGGCCGAGCTGGACCAGCTGGTCGGGTTGCTGGAGCGGGTGCTGGACGCCCACGACGCCGCGCGGCTCGGCCGCGGGTGA
- a CDS encoding CocE/NonD family hydrolase, translated as MSTPSRSPRLADRVLPEMIWMPGLDPATGGHPGLRTGEVVEEDGVRIERDVPVVLRDGVTVYVDVFRPAAATAPVPAILTLNPYGKHAPKGFHLFPGAGVADGTISRHTVWEGPDPMWWAQRGYAVVNADSRGSWMSEGDLVVLSEQEGEDGHDLVEWAAEQPWCTGKVGMSGVSYLAVVQWRVAATRPPHLAAINPWEGWSDCYREYFFHGGIPETKFVTFTQWSCRCGPGRVEDLPAMHAAHPLLDDYNRSKSVPDLSVIDVPAYCVTDWGDHGLHTRGTIEAWRELGSAHKWLEVHGRKKWQYYYRPESLRRLRAFFDHFLMSTDDEVLTWPPVRIEVRERYYEGVERAEQEWPLARTSYRPFALDAVAGTLLAEQPAAAAAVEYDPAADEGRAVFDLRFDTRTEITGYAKLRLWVEIDEGDDMDLFVGLQKLDRAGRQVHFPYWSMMDDGQVALGWLRASHRELDEERSTPWQPRLRHERQLPLRPGEPTAVEIEIWPSSTLFEAGEVLRLIVQGRDLHRYDIGPAQAHEQSVNRGRHRIRTGGAFDSHLLLPMIPD; from the coding sequence ATGAGCACCCCTTCGCGATCACCGCGCCTCGCGGACCGCGTCCTGCCGGAGATGATCTGGATGCCCGGGCTCGACCCGGCCACCGGCGGGCATCCCGGCCTGCGCACGGGCGAGGTCGTCGAGGAGGACGGCGTCCGCATCGAGCGCGACGTCCCCGTCGTCCTGCGCGACGGCGTGACCGTCTACGTCGACGTCTTCCGGCCCGCCGCGGCCACCGCACCCGTCCCGGCGATCCTCACGCTGAACCCCTACGGCAAGCACGCGCCGAAAGGCTTCCACCTCTTCCCGGGGGCCGGGGTCGCCGACGGGACGATCTCCCGGCACACGGTGTGGGAGGGGCCGGACCCGATGTGGTGGGCGCAGCGCGGTTATGCCGTCGTCAACGCCGACTCGCGCGGGTCCTGGATGTCGGAGGGCGATCTCGTCGTCCTCAGCGAGCAGGAGGGCGAGGACGGCCACGACCTCGTCGAGTGGGCGGCGGAACAGCCGTGGTGCACCGGCAAGGTCGGGATGAGCGGCGTCTCGTACCTGGCGGTCGTCCAGTGGCGCGTCGCCGCGACCCGGCCCCCGCACCTGGCCGCCATCAACCCGTGGGAGGGCTGGAGCGACTGCTACCGCGAGTACTTCTTCCACGGCGGCATCCCCGAGACCAAGTTCGTCACGTTCACCCAGTGGTCGTGCCGGTGCGGGCCGGGGCGGGTCGAGGACCTGCCGGCGATGCACGCTGCCCATCCTCTGCTCGACGACTACAACCGCAGCAAGTCGGTGCCGGACCTGTCGGTCATCGACGTCCCGGCCTACTGCGTGACCGACTGGGGCGACCACGGGCTGCACACGCGCGGCACCATCGAGGCGTGGCGCGAGCTGGGCTCCGCGCACAAGTGGCTCGAGGTGCACGGCCGCAAGAAGTGGCAGTACTACTACCGGCCGGAGAGCCTGCGCCGGCTCCGCGCCTTCTTCGACCACTTCCTCATGAGCACCGACGACGAGGTGCTGACCTGGCCGCCGGTGCGCATCGAGGTCCGCGAGCGCTACTACGAGGGCGTCGAGCGCGCGGAGCAGGAGTGGCCGCTCGCCCGCACCAGCTACCGCCCGTTCGCCCTCGACGCCGTCGCCGGCACGCTGCTGGCCGAGCAGCCGGCCGCCGCGGCGGCGGTCGAGTACGACCCGGCGGCCGACGAGGGGCGGGCGGTCTTCGATCTCCGGTTCGACACCCGCACCGAGATCACCGGCTACGCGAAGCTGCGGCTGTGGGTCGAGATCGACGAGGGCGACGACATGGACCTCTTCGTCGGCCTGCAGAAGCTCGACCGCGCCGGCCGGCAGGTGCACTTCCCCTACTGGTCGATGATGGACGACGGCCAGGTCGCGCTCGGCTGGCTGCGGGCGAGCCACCGCGAGCTCGACGAGGAGCGCTCCACGCCGTGGCAGCCGCGGCTGCGCCACGAGCGGCAGCTGCCGCTGCGCCCCGGCGAGCCCACGGCCGTCGAGATCGAGATCTGGCCGTCGTCGACGCTGTTCGAGGCCGGTGAGGTGCTGCGACTCATCGTGCAGGGCCGGGACCTGCACCGTTACGACATCGGACCGGCTCAGGCGCACGAGCAGTCGGTCAACCGCGGGCGGCACCGCATCCGCACCGGTGGCGCGTTCGACAGCCACCTGCTGCTGCCGATGATCCCGGACTGA
- a CDS encoding xanthine dehydrogenase family protein molybdopterin-binding subunit: MTAAADRPAVGVVPDGWTPRTGSDPVLEIEHGLIGTARPRLDGPAKVRGEARYAAEHVLKGMVHAALRCSTIARGRITRLDTSAAETAPGVVLVMTHRTAPRMRPVRPMFTAPRAFGGTDLPVMQDDSIHWNGEPVAVVLAETREQADHAASLIEVEYAAAAPRTFAEAAADARRPDHLFFQPVEVAVGDAEAALAAAPHAVDHVYRTPGHNHNAIEPHAVTVGWVGDDLVVHDASQSVAGHAWTIAHALGIDEHRVHVTSPHVGGGFGGKTAWSHHVLAAAASKLAGRPVRMALSRGDVYRLVGGRANTEQRVAIGADEDGRFTLIVHTGTSAITPWNHVVEPFTFPARHMYATGALHTDQHVVDVDMIANSFMRAPGEAVGTFALESAIDELAEQLDIDPVELRLRNEPAADPASGAPFSARHLEQAWRAGAERFGWTRTAPRSRRDGEWLIGTGCAAATYPHQRFPGGAARITLTADGHATVAVAANDMGMGTTTAQAIVSAERLGLPVERVTIDYGDSSLPGVFQAGASAQTVGVAAAVIAAHRALVAQLLALVPPDSPLAGRTVDEVGSVAAGLGALADRDRWESYAQILRRAGRHEVTAVADAADRDELQAWSMHSFGAVFCQVRVSSVTGEARVDRVVGSYDCGRIINPVTAASQLRGGIVMGIGLALMERTVVDERTARIVNANLTDYHVPVHADVPEIDVLWTDVPDPRAPVGARGVGEIGITGVAAAIAGAVHNATGRRVRDLPITLDALL; the protein is encoded by the coding sequence ATGACCGCCGCAGCGGACCGGCCCGCCGTCGGCGTCGTGCCCGACGGCTGGACGCCGCGCACCGGCTCCGATCCGGTGCTGGAGATCGAGCACGGGCTCATCGGCACCGCGCGACCGCGCCTGGACGGACCGGCGAAGGTGCGCGGCGAGGCGCGCTACGCCGCCGAGCACGTGCTGAAGGGCATGGTCCACGCGGCGCTGCGCTGCAGCACGATCGCGCGGGGACGCATCACGCGGCTGGACACGTCGGCTGCCGAGACCGCCCCCGGCGTGGTGCTCGTCATGACCCACCGCACGGCGCCCCGGATGCGCCCGGTCCGGCCGATGTTCACCGCCCCGCGGGCGTTCGGCGGCACGGACCTCCCCGTGATGCAGGACGACAGCATCCACTGGAACGGCGAGCCGGTCGCGGTCGTGCTGGCCGAGACGCGGGAGCAGGCCGACCACGCGGCGTCCCTCATCGAGGTCGAGTACGCGGCCGCGGCGCCACGCACCTTCGCGGAGGCGGCGGCCGACGCGCGCCGGCCCGATCACCTGTTCTTCCAGCCGGTCGAGGTCGCCGTCGGCGACGCCGAGGCCGCGCTGGCCGCCGCGCCGCACGCGGTCGACCACGTCTACCGGACCCCTGGCCACAACCACAACGCGATCGAGCCGCACGCGGTGACGGTCGGCTGGGTGGGCGACGACCTCGTCGTGCACGACGCCAGCCAGTCCGTCGCCGGCCACGCGTGGACGATCGCGCACGCGCTGGGCATCGACGAGCACCGGGTGCACGTGACCTCCCCGCACGTGGGCGGCGGCTTCGGCGGCAAGACGGCGTGGTCGCACCACGTGCTGGCGGCCGCCGCTTCGAAGCTGGCCGGCCGGCCCGTGCGCATGGCGCTATCCCGCGGGGACGTCTACCGGCTCGTCGGCGGGCGGGCGAACACCGAGCAGCGGGTCGCGATCGGGGCCGACGAGGACGGTCGCTTCACCTTGATCGTCCACACCGGCACCTCGGCGATCACGCCGTGGAACCACGTCGTCGAGCCGTTCACGTTCCCCGCGCGCCACATGTACGCGACCGGGGCGCTGCACACCGACCAGCACGTCGTCGACGTCGACATGATCGCGAACTCGTTCATGCGCGCCCCCGGCGAGGCGGTCGGCACGTTCGCGCTGGAGTCGGCGATCGACGAGCTCGCCGAACAGCTCGACATCGACCCGGTGGAGCTGCGCCTGCGCAACGAGCCGGCCGCCGATCCCGCGTCGGGCGCGCCGTTCTCGGCTCGCCACCTCGAGCAGGCGTGGCGAGCGGGCGCCGAGCGCTTCGGCTGGACGCGCACGGCGCCGCGCAGCCGCCGTGACGGCGAGTGGCTGATCGGCACGGGGTGCGCCGCCGCGACCTACCCCCACCAGCGCTTCCCCGGCGGCGCCGCGCGGATCACGCTCACCGCGGACGGGCACGCGACGGTCGCCGTGGCCGCGAACGACATGGGGATGGGGACGACGACGGCGCAGGCGATCGTCTCCGCCGAGCGGCTGGGCCTGCCGGTGGAACGGGTCACGATCGACTACGGCGATTCGTCGCTGCCCGGCGTGTTCCAGGCGGGCGCCTCCGCGCAGACGGTCGGCGTCGCGGCCGCGGTGATCGCCGCGCACCGCGCGCTCGTCGCGCAGCTGCTGGCGCTGGTGCCACCCGACTCGCCGCTGGCCGGCCGCACCGTCGACGAGGTCGGCTCGGTGGCCGCCGGGCTGGGCGCGCTCGCCGACCGGGACCGGTGGGAGAGCTACGCGCAGATCCTGCGCCGCGCGGGGCGCCACGAGGTCACCGCGGTGGCCGACGCCGCCGATCGCGACGAGCTGCAGGCCTGGTCCATGCACTCCTTCGGCGCCGTGTTCTGCCAGGTCCGGGTCAGCTCCGTCACCGGGGAGGCCCGGGTCGACCGGGTCGTCGGGTCCTACGACTGCGGGCGGATCATCAACCCGGTGACCGCGGCGAGCCAGCTGCGCGGCGGCATCGTCATGGGCATCGGGCTGGCGCTGATGGAGCGGACCGTCGTCGACGAGCGGACCGCCCGCATCGTCAACGCGAACCTCACCGACTACCACGTCCCGGTGCACGCCGACGTGCCCGAGATCGACGTCCTGTGGACAGACGTGCCCGACCCGCGGGCCCCCGTCGGCGCCCGCGGCGTCGGCGAGATCGGCATCACCGGGGTCGCCGCCGCGATCGCCGGCGCGGTCCACAACGCCACCGGGCGGCGCGTGCGCGACCTGCCGATCACCCTCGACGCGCTGCTCTGA